The Erigeron canadensis isolate Cc75 chromosome 1, C_canadensis_v1, whole genome shotgun sequence genome segment TCGGGTCAAATAGATACATTTCAATAATGAGCTTCATACTAGCTGCCACATACCATTAGTATAATTAAATTGGCATTCGAAggatataataaaataacataattaacCACTTTCTAAACCTAACTTAGGAGAACTTTTCTCCCGTCTCACAAGaccttttatttttcacaagaaTGTTCTTTTAGGTCATTTTTTGTATGTGTTTCTTAAATCATCGTAATTTGTATAACACTCAAACaactgattatctgattatacAAATTCAAACAACAAAAGAACAAGCAGATTATCTGATTCTGATTGTTGAACATCACATCATCCATGCGTACACCTAAACATCCCCTATCAGTTGATAAATGCTTGTATAATTCCATGATGTAAGCTGCATCCTTGACTAATACTATGTTTTCCTTTCATGTAGATTTCTAAACTGAGCATGATTCCAGTGGTTTGTGTGATGGAGTGGATTCTTCATAGTAAGCGTTATTCAAAGGAAGTCAAAGTGGCTGTTGTGGTTGTGGTTATAGGCGTTGGTGTTTGCACCGTGACTGATGTCAAGGTTAATGCCAAAGGTTTTATATGTGCGTGTGTAGCAGTGTTGGCAACATCATTGCAACAAATTGTGAGTACATGCATCTTTTATCCCCTTTGATCAAGTGTTATTTCTTCTTACTATTGATTCGTATAATATACTTATCTGTGCATAATCAATTGTCCACAATGAAGAAGAACACAGTTTTTGAATTATACATGTATTGATGTATATATAGCTTTAGTTTATTGAATGCAAGTTTTACCCTTTTAGTAATTTAAACATAACTATGAATCTGTGATAAGTATAATGTCGGGTTAGAATGTGAAACTTGGTGAGTTATACCTGTTCACTCTTAGAAATGGACCATTAATTTGGGACATACTAAAACTGAAAGGTGGACAATGGTCTTAGGACAGAGGGAGTGCTTATGATCTATTTTCTTAAATTTAGAATTAACTAGAAAACATAATGAccctttaatttgtttatttgcTAAAAAGCATCTCTTACAATAATCTTAATATTGTATAAGACTCTAAAATACATGTGATAGTACATTGGTATAAGAAACAGAATATCTTATCAACCAGACCTTCTGTACGATCTCTGTAGTATTTTCTGCTGTCCACTTGGTATAAAATGTTGTCTCTAGAGTCTAGAGGACCAGACTAGGTGGCCAAGATGGGCAAgctgggtgggttgggtaatgggttaaAGGGTAACTTTTGGTATGGAATTGATCACCTGGGTAAGGTTGAGTTGAATCGGAAATAAATGTCTGTCCAATTTCTTACAAAAGATTATGAATAACTGTTCTCTAGATACGAGTATATGATTAGAAAGCAATACTACTTTAAGCATAAAATGATCAACTGGCACCACTATTTGTCTCCTTTTTCTGCATTTTTAGATTGATCTTGaaaataattatttgattacatcGGTGCAGTCTATAGGCTCTTTGCAGAAGAAGTATTCTGTCGGAGCTTTTGAATTGTTGAGTAAAACAGCTCCTATTCAGGCCGTCTCGCTTCTTGTATTTGGTCCTTTCATCGACTATTATCTAAGCGGAAGACTCATTACAAACTACATGAAGACCATATCTTCTGGGGCAATTGTAAGCAAAAATATCCTTTTCTCCTTTTTCTATCATTACAATTAATTTGCTGAACCGTGCGtctaaatcaatataaataattGCAGGttttcatactcatttcatGCTCATTAGCGGTTTTCTGCAACATTAGCCAATATCTATGCATTGGAAGATTTTCTGCTGTTTCATTCCAGGTTTTAGGTCACATGAAAACAGTAGCTGTGTTGACCTTGGGATGGCTATTATTTGACTCAGAGTTGACCTTCAAGAATATTCTCGGAATGCTTGTTGCCGTTGCTGGCATGGTAATCTATAGTTGGGCAGTAGAGGTTGAAAAGGCCAGTAACAAGACCTTACCCCATACTAAGCACAGTTTGACAGAAGAAGAATTAAATTTATTGAAGGATGGATTGGAGAAAGGTACAATTAGGAATCAGGAGCTTGGTGAATCTAAATAGAAAGATTCGAAACTCTCATTAGAAATCATATTTTTACTGTTCTTTCAATGtgttattatgtttgttttttttttttacccctaTGCCCTTCATTAATGTGCATTCAAAGATCAAATGTCAAAGGTGAGGAATTGGTTCTCCATAGATTTTTATGTAGCTCATGCTAATGGCTTATGCAGTTATAGAAATTCTTATGTCAAGTCaatagattttattatttatatgaaGCAGTTGTTTGGTTTTCTCCATCTCTTTCTACCTTTCAACATTATTATTTGTAGATTTGTGtaagttatattttaaataacttCTACCTTTTTTCTATTATAGAGTAATTATttgtaatttacttttttgAAATGATAGTATTCATAATTTGCCCTCATTTCAGTCTTTCGGTTAATGGATCATCTATTCATCTCCAGTATTGCTAGATGCCTAGATCTAACAAGTTTCACCATTGACTCTGCATAGAGCAAACTAGAAACATTCCAAGTGGGTAGCATCAAGAATACCATAGTATATCCACTAATTTCTCAGGACTAGGACTAAGTTCGAACTTGTTTTAATAGCTCGGTGTATCTTTATAATGCATGCTCTAGCTCAGGAGAAGAATGGTTCAAGCTAAATATAAGATTTTGGATAACTCAAATATGTCCACAAGATATATACTTAATAAGACAGGGTCAATTCAGTACCTTGAACTAGTCTTATCATAACTATGATCTAGACATATTTGACTTAAACTTAAGTGAATAATCCAGAAATGAATAATGCTCAAGTGCTTAACACAAAAATATGCATCAAACCATGGCTATTAGTGCATACATATCTAGTTAGATTTGATTTCCCTGGATGGAAACCAGACTAAGTTTGAGTAGAAATTTTACTTGCATCAAGTCATCAAGAGGAACATGTATTTTTTTAGTGGCCCAGACTTACAACGGGTAAAATTTTGATATTGAGGGaatatttttttgttcttaGTCAATGCACGCTTTTTTCATCGCATGATCCATTGTTCTAACACTTTAAAAAGGAGTTTAGCACTTTGTGGTGCTGTGAATTTCTTTTTGAAGTTGCCCCATTTCGGCATCAATTACAGAAACCTGTCTGCAACATCCATAGCTATACGTGCTATTACGAAATTTCTTGGGTTTGAATTTGATGAAGAATTCTGACTACTATAACCACACATCCTGTATGAGCAGACTTTGCAGATGCGTTTCACATAATCGATCGTGGTGAAGTCAGCAATGGATTTGACGGATCATCCAAATTGGATGGCAGGCCTAATTCTTACTAGGTCTCCGACCACTTTTACGTAGTTGAAGACGATCATGTCTTTTCATGAAAACTTAGCTGGCTCTGGCTACCTTGAGGAGAACACATAATATACCGGAATAAcattgtaacaaattttgtacAAACTGCTTACGTAGAAAAGATTCCTCTATGTCAATGGAGTCATGACATCCATGTACTGAGTCGTCAAATGAGCCACGTCAAGAAACCCCAAGTTATACGCATTGTCCCACAGGGTGCCCTAAGAGGGCCCGAATGAAAGACCCAAGTCTACATGAACCATCAAAGAAAGACATATCGATGGGGTTTTGCTTGTTGCCAGAATGAAAATGCGTCTATTTCTTTCGGACCAAATCAAAATAAAGATGTTGGCTTAACTAAAGCCATGCATCAGCTCCCAAATCATCAGATCCAAGATTATACTAGACACGGCTGGCTTTAAACTTCAAGGGCCCCAAACTCTCAATGAGGGGATTTCCTCCTCAACACTATCGTAGACAACGGATAGAAAACAacatcaagttcaattgtttatACAACAATGTATAAAAATCACAGACTAATAGATCAATGATATTGAAGTCAAAATCCCAATACAAAACATGGGTGGATTagaaataaaagataaagaataGGTCAAAAACCCCTATCACGACCATTGTAATATGAACCTTGGAGCAGAACTCAACCCTATTAACATCAAACTTCTTCTTGTGGTCTGATTGCCTTTTAATCAATATGATCTTTTTCTCTTgaaaactttaatatatcaaataaatacaGCATTTTCTATGGTGCACCCATCTGAGTAGATGCTGCCAGTTCCGCAAGCTGCTTCTTATCAAGAGTGGAAACAAGTTCCATGGCAATAAACGATTTTGGAATACTTTCAAACTCATCCTCTTTATGAGTTTTCTGAATCTTTTTAGCTTCAACTTCTGCAGTCTGAGCTTCCTTAAGCAATATATCAGCTTCTTCCATATCACCCAACTCTATAGCAGCTGATCTTTCGGCCATGGCAGCACCAGCAAGGAGAATTAGTCGTTGGTATCTAACACTTTCTAATTCTTTCTCCATTAATGAaatattttgttctttttcttgtaatttCTCCACATTTTGGTTAATATCGTCTTCCATTTTCTTTAGCTCAGACATGGCTTCGTCTACTCTAATTTGCAGAGTTTCTTTTTCAACATACAATGCCTTTGCCTCATTGGCTATCCGTGCTGCTTCCTTGAAGTTTCTTGCAGTAGCAGCAACTCTCTTTTCAGATTCTATCTCTGGAActcttttttctatataaagaaGCCTCTGCTTTGAAGATTCAATTGTTTGCTGGGATCCTGATTTCATTGAAGATAGATCCTGAAACAATTACAAATTAGTTTATAAGAATAGCATTGGTACAAGATTATGATTTTGTCTCTAATAAGTTTATATGTAGCAACTTTGTGGTCAGTTTGGATTTATCTCAAACAGTTCAGACAGGTCGAGCAGGTCAAATAGGTTCAAAGTTGTTCCATGACTATTTTTTATGGATACAACCTCCTGTTGGTTTTTTTCATAGATTTATATTGTTACTACTATAATAAGTTGGTTTCTAATAATATTGTTTCATCAACCAGTTATAATGGACACAGTATTTGCAGCTCAACTCAACCAGACACAGACCATTTAAGCCCATACTAAAAAATGGACCTGTTTCAAACAAAGTCCATTCAGGCCCTAACCCAACCTGCCCTTCGCGCCCATCTAGCACCAAAATCAGGTAAGCGCTACAAAGACGTACAAGATATGTCCTGAATCACATGCATTTTCAAACCTGTATTACAATGGTCCAACCGTTGCATCATTCCCCACCCCGGTAAGTTGCACAAATTTTAAATCTTGATTGGAATACGTTGATATTTGAATTAATCATATTTTAGGTTTGAGGACTAACCTGAAGAGAAGTTCTCACAGCAGAAATGTCTTGTTTGAGCATTTGGATATCATCAAACAGCTTCTGCTCAGTCTTAGCTAGCCTTGCTTTATCTTCCTGTGATTTTGAAATGAATTCTATCAAAGTCTTACGCAGGTGTATGACTTCTTGGTACATGTGAGCTTCATCCGTTGAAAGTTTCCCAAGTTCCTTGATTTTTGAACCTCTGGTTTCTTCCTGAAGAAGAAAATCGTCAATATCCTTCTTTTTTCTGGCCAAATCATCATTTTCTAAATCCAACTGAGAGAGGCCCATTTGAAGATTttcagattttgaatgaatctTTGTTTGTGCCTCATGGAAACTAGAGACTGCCTCAGCCACTCTTTTCTCTACATTTTCAATGTTTAAATCGTTCTCAGATATTTCTGCTTCTTTTTGTTTGACTAAatcaagcaattcttgcaaTTCCTCTGCTAAGatcttttttttgttgtgtAGGAGTTGACTTTCTTCTTTGTCATCCTTGACTACATGTTCGATGGAATCATCCAGCACTTGGCGGGCCCCTGATAAAACATGTGATTCAATTTCCACTTCCATTTTCTTCACCTCTAAAGCTTCAGATAAGGAATACCACTTCTCCATTTCTTCTGATGTCTTAGTTTGGGCAATTGAAATGACAAAATCTGCATCATGATCAGCATCCTGAAAACAATCGTTAGTCCATCGAGATTAAGCGGCTTCACAACATATAGACactggaatatatatatatatatacaattctCGATCTTCTAACATTTTGAAagctaattaaaatatataataacagtCATCCTAATAATATACAGTAAATATTACTATTTTCTTAATATCTCATTTTATTCCATCTTGCATTAataatatgaaattatgaacctaACTATTCTCCCCTCCATTACAGGATATATTTACtatcataaaaaatttaaaaaagtttgtgACAATCTTGTAGTCATGCAAGCTTGAAGTTGATTAGTCAAGTCTGCAAGTTGTTCCTTCTGTAGAGAGACCAAATGCCTAATTATACTTGACAGATGCTTTGAGAAGATGTTGTGgaataacaaaatcaatatGCTTAATCTCATGTGAAAACAAAACCAGCAAAGCAGCAATAACAAAATCAATATGCCTAATCTATGTGTGTTCATTATTCGGGTTAACCGAATAACTTACCCAATCCATTTGTTATACGGGTTATTCAAATTGTTGGCTGAAACTGAACAAGAAATGGTTTAATGGTTCAGTTTTGATTTATGCAATTTCTAATCAGGCCCCGCCCAAAAACCCGAAAAACATTTGTCATTAACAGATAACCGAATCAATTAGGATTTAATATAACTTTGataatcaaaacaacttaatcCGAGTATATCCAAATGCACAtataattatcaaatattttaatattaatatctaAAAGAATATAAACTCGAGTTCACAGTATCATTATACAACAAAAAGTATATCAGACtttgaaaatgattttatttggGTAAATCTAAAACCAATTAACCTAAAACCTTATCTGGATGGTTTGACTTGGGTGAttctatgttatcaatttcggcgaaatttcggtggtataccggtTTTCGGTGGTGGGACATAATTTCGGTATTGAATATCGGTTTAGATATCGTTTCCGAAATTTTCGGTGGTTTTGACCGAAATACCATCGAAATTTCCGAAATTTCGGTGAATTCTGTTTCAGCACTTCcaggttttatcttttactcttatttatgtgtatatatatatatatatatatatataatattagaattaccgaaataccaccgaaaaaaacgatatttcgtataccagtccgtgaccgaaacaccgaaatttatgTCCTTGACTACTCAGGGGTGATTCTAAATTCAGTTTGGGTATTGGGTGGTTTATTAGTAggtcaaaaactcaaaacccAACTGACACAAACCAAAATAACCTTCTGAATCTGGAAACCAATCattcttttgttttctatttcatCTTTAAGTTTATATTTGAACCTCTTCCTCTCCATTTGTTTGATTTGAGCTGTAATCATATTCTTGTAGTCGTCAATTTAGGTTATGGACGTGATTATGTGAATGGGATAGATATATAGGCGTCAACATCAACCAATCTGTAGAAAAATGGGGGTTTTGAGTTGAATGTTACCTTTGACAGGTCACAAAGGTAACATTTTAGACCTTAGCTAAAATGGAAACAAGTGAAATGGGTCAACCAACTGAATGAGACAAAAGCCACCCAAAGTGTTTCTGAAATTCAAATGCTTAAAACCTCCTAAACtaattcaataaattattattttagagACATGGTTATAATAATCTTGTTTAATATAGTAATTATATCTAATCTAAATAACAAAACGGTTGCATGACCCGACCTTAATAAGTTTAGACCTATTATCCAATCCATCTGACTATAGTTGGCTTCTCAATCttgtttttaagtttcaacCACAGCTTCCTTCTCTACCTCATGATTGGTCACAACTAAGGGATCCTCGACTTGTAAGATCAACGTTGAGATTCCTCAGGCTAGGTTACCATATAATCAGTGAACGCCTCTTTGATATTGGCAAAAATACACTATCTTTTCCCTGAAACTTTATATTCTTAAGATAAAACTTGTACATCCCCTAGATAGCGGACACAATTCAGGGTTTGGCATGATTATGGCAGTAGATCAGTTTTCAATGTAGGAATTGGTGATGACAAAATATGAATGTCTCATTCTACAATAGCTATGGATGAATGGTTGCTTATTAAGCTAGAA includes the following:
- the LOC122607622 gene encoding UDP-rhamnose/UDP-galactose transporter 2-like, whose protein sequence is MENEKKSSSPVSDVGAWAMNVISSVGIIMANKQLMSANGYSFTFATTLTGFHFAVTALVGFVSNSSGYTTSKHVPLWELLWFSIVANMSITGMNLSLMLNSVGFYQISKLSMIPVVCVMEWILHSKRYSKEVKVAVVVVVIGVGVCTVTDVKVNAKGFICACVAVLATSLQQISIGSLQKKYSVGAFELLSKTAPIQAVSLLVFGPFIDYYLSGRLITNYMKTISSGAIVFILISCSLAVFCNISQYLCIGRFSAVSFQVLGHMKTVAVLTLGWLLFDSELTFKNILGMLVAVAGMVIYSWAVEVEKASNKTLPHTKHSLTEEELNLLKDGLEKGTIRNQELGESK
- the LOC122585295 gene encoding protein CROWDED NUCLEI 1, with the protein product MEDDDMDSLFEGMVLFNPPSSSSSSSQLPLQSSSSLNNNTTLVTNNNNNNDNVIELLPNNNINDNYNQHQPPPESPTPATTTTAGAQFEPLDENLFSDLTLLVPPLPLTQNDDVSSDNHPPISPSSSSTSSRSTTFDAATSASVSLASPSPSQTSVAGTRSLTSQISSTRKKKKAGLRIGYGRSAVQSHDSAVDVDDSQPTVSSPVVVSEEKSAPVEEKAGLMEAQQEKQAVSESEISTESNVTEAMTAEVEEQVSMVKDVPNGKEEEVTPVEIKEDSIEMRYDRIKQQIAEKLNRVREAVVSVSVKRKEVIRKRRKAAEELNRVSTKYKEMEKELEEAVESEDFETAERVSDGLASAEKNKEDLLIVLRDAEAECDDVDSKMQEALELQIVAEEECAALLKGFAVDADHDADFVISIAQTKTSEEMEKWYSLSEALEVKKMEVEIESHVLSGARQVLDDSIEHVVKDDKEESQLLHNKKKILAEELQELLDLVKQKEAEISENDLNIENVEKRVAEAVSSFHEAQTKIHSKSENLQMGLSQLDLENDDLARKKKDIDDFLLQEETRGSKIKELGKLSTDEAHMYQEVIHLRKTLIEFISKSQEDKARLAKTEQKLFDDIQMLKQDISAVRTSLQDLSSMKSGSQQTIESSKQRLLYIEKRVPEIESEKRVAATARNFKEAARIANEAKALYVEKETLQIRVDEAMSELKKMEDDINQNVEKLQEKEQNISLMEKELESVRYQRLILLAGAAMAERSAAIELGDMEEADILLKEAQTAEVEAKKIQKTHKEDEFESIPKSFIAMELVSTLDKKQLAELAASTQMGAP